One stretch of Methyloversatilis sp. RAC08 DNA includes these proteins:
- the hemF gene encoding oxygen-dependent coproporphyrinogen oxidase yields MSARADEVRSWLLALQDRIIDGLQAADGKPFITDGWVRGPEERLQGDGRTRLVEEGNVFERGGCNFSHVRGPNLPPSASANRPELAGASFEAMGVSLVLHPRNPYIPTVHLNVRFFTAQPPSGDAVSWFGGGMDLTPYYGFEEDAAHFHRTCRDALAPFGADTHARYKQWCDEYFHLKHRKEARGIGGVFFDDLGADGEVSFDHAWGITQAIGDAFLAAYLPIVERRRDLPYGERERDFQAYRRGRYVEFNLVFDRGTLFGLQSGGRTESILMSMPPIVKWRYDWHPEPGSPEAKLYSDFLPPREWV; encoded by the coding sequence ATGAGCGCGCGGGCAGACGAGGTACGCAGCTGGCTGCTCGCACTGCAGGACCGCATCATCGACGGTCTGCAGGCGGCCGACGGCAAGCCCTTCATCACCGACGGCTGGGTGCGTGGCCCGGAAGAGCGCCTGCAGGGCGACGGGCGGACGCGGCTGGTCGAAGAAGGCAATGTCTTCGAGCGCGGCGGCTGCAATTTTTCGCATGTGCGCGGCCCCAACCTGCCGCCGTCAGCTTCGGCCAACCGGCCGGAACTGGCTGGCGCCTCGTTCGAGGCGATGGGCGTGTCGCTGGTGCTGCACCCGCGCAATCCCTACATTCCGACGGTGCACCTGAACGTGCGCTTCTTCACCGCGCAGCCGCCGTCCGGCGATGCGGTGTCGTGGTTCGGTGGCGGCATGGACCTGACGCCCTATTACGGCTTCGAAGAAGACGCCGCACATTTCCACCGCACCTGCCGCGACGCACTGGCCCCGTTCGGCGCCGACACCCATGCGCGCTACAAGCAGTGGTGCGACGAGTACTTCCACCTGAAGCACCGCAAGGAAGCGCGCGGCATCGGCGGCGTGTTCTTCGACGACCTCGGTGCCGACGGCGAAGTCAGCTTCGACCACGCATGGGGCATCACGCAGGCTATTGGCGACGCTTTCCTCGCCGCCTATCTGCCCATCGTCGAGCGCCGGCGCGACCTGCCGTACGGCGAACGCGAGCGCGATTTCCAGGCCTACCGGCGCGGCCGCTATGTCGAATTCAACCTGGTATTCGACCGCGGCACGCTGTTCGGCCTGCAATCGGGCGGCCGCACCGAATCCATCCTGATGTCGATGCCGCCGATCGTGAAGTGGCGCTACGACTGGCACCCGGAACCGGGCTCGCCGGAAGCAAAGCTCTACAGCGACTTCCTGCCCCCCAGGGAATGGGTGTAG
- a CDS encoding helix-turn-helix domain-containing protein: MSGRSDIAECIRHSLERYFQDLDGEAASGIYDMVLRQMERPMLEVVMREAEGNQTRAADMLGMNRNTLRCKLNDHGMI, encoded by the coding sequence ATGAGCGGACGGAGTGATATTGCCGAGTGCATCCGCCATTCGCTGGAACGCTATTTCCAGGATCTGGATGGCGAAGCCGCAAGCGGCATTTACGACATGGTGCTCAGACAGATGGAGCGACCGATGCTTGAAGTGGTGATGCGCGAAGCCGAAGGCAACCAGACACGCGCCGCCGACATGCTGGGCATGAACCGCAACACCCTGCGGTGCAAGCTCAACGATCACGGCATGATCTAG
- the purD gene encoding phosphoribosylamine--glycine ligase: MKLLVIGSGGREHAIAWKLSQSPRVQKVYVAPGNAGTAVEPGLENLPITDFTELINFVEGENIAFTVVGPEAALAAGVVDCFRVRGLKIFGPTRKAAQLESSKDFAKQFMVRASIPTARYETFTDAAAAHAYVDAMGAPIVIKADGLAAGKGVVVAMTLTEAHGAIGMMLADNESGRSRVVIEEFLQGEEASFIAMCDGVTALPLATSQDHKRLLDGDAGPNTGGMGAYSPAPVVTPEIHARVMREVIQPVLTGMALDGLPFTGFLYAGLMISPDGDVKVLEFNCRMGDPETQPIMMRLKTDLVDLMEAALENRLSEAHTDWDRRVALGVVMASAGYPDAPRKGDAIGGLPPDTAESHVFHAGTAAQDGQVVTAGGRVLCVTTLGDTVKQAQRAAYLLCDKVQFAGMQFRRDIGYRAARR, encoded by the coding sequence ATGAAGCTGCTGGTCATCGGTTCAGGCGGACGCGAACACGCGATAGCCTGGAAGCTGTCGCAAAGTCCGCGCGTGCAGAAGGTCTATGTGGCGCCCGGCAACGCCGGCACGGCAGTCGAACCCGGTCTGGAAAATCTGCCGATCACCGACTTCACCGAACTGATCAACTTCGTCGAAGGCGAAAACATCGCCTTCACCGTGGTCGGCCCGGAAGCGGCGCTGGCGGCCGGCGTGGTTGACTGTTTCCGTGTGCGCGGCCTGAAGATCTTCGGCCCGACCCGCAAGGCAGCCCAGCTCGAAAGTTCGAAGGACTTCGCCAAGCAGTTCATGGTCCGCGCCAGCATTCCCACCGCGCGCTACGAAACCTTCACCGACGCGGCGGCCGCGCATGCCTATGTCGATGCGATGGGCGCGCCCATCGTCATCAAGGCCGACGGGCTTGCGGCCGGCAAGGGCGTCGTGGTGGCGATGACGCTGACCGAGGCGCACGGCGCCATCGGCATGATGCTCGCCGACAACGAAAGCGGCCGGTCACGCGTCGTCATCGAGGAATTCCTGCAGGGCGAAGAAGCCAGCTTCATCGCCATGTGCGACGGCGTGACCGCGCTGCCGCTGGCCACCAGCCAGGACCACAAGCGGCTGCTCGATGGCGATGCCGGCCCGAATACCGGCGGCATGGGCGCCTACTCGCCGGCGCCAGTGGTCACGCCGGAAATCCACGCCCGCGTGATGCGCGAGGTGATCCAGCCGGTACTGACCGGCATGGCGCTGGATGGACTGCCTTTCACCGGCTTCCTGTATGCCGGCCTGATGATTTCACCGGATGGAGACGTCAAGGTGCTTGAATTCAACTGTCGCATGGGCGACCCGGAAACCCAGCCCATCATGATGCGGCTGAAGACCGACCTGGTCGATCTGATGGAAGCCGCGCTGGAAAACCGCCTGTCCGAAGCGCACACCGACTGGGACCGCCGCGTCGCCCTCGGCGTGGTCATGGCCTCGGCCGGCTACCCGGATGCCCCGCGCAAGGGTGACGCCATCGGCGGATTGCCGCCGGACACGGCGGAAAGCCATGTCTTTCACGCGGGTACGGCGGCGCAGGACGGTCAGGTCGTGACCGCCGGCGGCCGCGTGCTGTGCGTGACCACACTGGGTGACACGGTGAAGCAGGCGCAGCGTGCCGCCTATCTGCTGTGCGACAAGGTGCAGTTCGCCGGCATGCAGTTCCGCCGCGACATCGGCTATCGGGCGGCACGGCGATGA
- a CDS encoding heme biosynthesis HemY N-terminal domain-containing protein, whose amino-acid sequence MVRLLLWLLGLCVLAVGLVIAARENDGFVLLQWSPWRIELSLNFFIVVLLLGVAALYSLFHFIDALLRMPARARRYRLRQRRQRAVTALRDSARLYFEGRYGQAQRSAKVAVEGGESPGLAALIGARAAHEMRESDQVDAWLAQASQHEDLRTARLMTEAGILTDRRDFADALTRIDALQSGGQRHVAALRLAMRARRGLGDWVGLLRVVRLLQKHRALTPEQAAPVRRQAHMGALRDADPSDLDAYWRDLPALEREDAQVVRAMCEALIADGQQAQARKLIEAQLDREWDSALVVLYAETDGSDVQARIGRAEAWLRVHPGDAGLLLALGRLCRTQQLWGKAQSYLEAALAVQPTRGVHVELALLHEHLDRGEDARSHFRSAALMG is encoded by the coding sequence ATGGTGCGCCTGCTGCTCTGGCTGCTCGGCCTGTGTGTGCTGGCGGTCGGCCTGGTGATCGCGGCACGCGAGAACGACGGCTTCGTGCTGCTGCAGTGGTCGCCCTGGCGCATCGAGCTGTCGCTGAATTTCTTCATCGTCGTGCTGCTGCTTGGCGTCGCTGCGCTGTACAGCCTGTTCCATTTCATCGACGCCCTGCTGCGCATGCCGGCGCGCGCGCGCCGCTACCGCCTGCGACAGCGGCGTCAGCGTGCGGTCACCGCGCTGCGCGATTCGGCTCGGCTGTATTTCGAAGGTCGTTACGGACAGGCGCAGCGCAGTGCCAAGGTGGCGGTAGAAGGCGGCGAGTCACCCGGACTGGCTGCCCTGATCGGCGCCCGCGCGGCGCATGAAATGCGTGAATCCGATCAGGTCGACGCCTGGTTGGCTCAGGCGTCGCAGCACGAGGATCTGCGCACCGCCCGCCTGATGACCGAAGCGGGCATCCTGACTGACCGACGCGATTTCGCCGACGCGCTCACCCGTATCGACGCGCTGCAATCCGGCGGTCAGCGCCATGTGGCGGCGCTGCGTCTGGCGATGCGCGCGCGCCGTGGTCTGGGCGACTGGGTCGGCCTGCTGCGCGTGGTACGCCTGCTCCAGAAGCATCGTGCGCTGACGCCGGAGCAGGCCGCGCCGGTGCGCCGGCAGGCGCACATGGGCGCGCTGCGCGACGCCGATCCGTCTGATCTCGACGCCTACTGGCGCGATCTGCCCGCGCTTGAGCGTGAGGATGCGCAGGTGGTACGCGCCATGTGCGAAGCGCTGATCGCCGATGGTCAGCAAGCGCAGGCGCGCAAGCTGATCGAGGCGCAGCTCGACCGCGAATGGGATTCCGCACTGGTCGTGCTGTACGCCGAAACCGACGGCAGCGATGTGCAGGCCCGCATCGGTCGCGCCGAAGCCTGGTTGCGCGTGCATCCGGGTGATGCCGGCCTGCTGCTCGCTCTGGGCCGCCTGTGCCGCACGCAGCAGCTGTGGGGCAAGGCACAGAGCTATCTCGAAGCGGCACTGGCCGTGCAGCCGACGCGCGGCGTGCATGTCGAACTGGCGCTGCTGCACGAACATCTCGACCGCGGCGAGGATGCGCGCAGCCATTTCCGCTCGGCGGCGCTGATGGGTTGA
- the dusB gene encoding tRNA dihydrouridine synthase DusB has protein sequence MHFVGFNLRNNLFVAPMAGVTDRPFRQLCKKLGAGLAVSEMVTSNSLLYGSAKTQRRANHDGEVAPISVQIAGADPKMMGDAARHNVDRGAQIIDINMGCPAKKICNVMAGSALMQDEPLVERILEAVVRAVPDTPVTLKMRTGWNRDNRNAPMLARVAEQCGIRALAIHGRTRADQYTGQAEYDTIRAVKAAVNIPVIANGDITTPQKARDVLAISGADGVMVGRAAQGRPWIFREIEHFLATGELLAPPEVSEIHRVCREHIEDLYGFYGIESGVRIARKHISWYTKGLIGSAAFRHAMNQLEGTDRQLAAIDEFFGRMAADNHRLAYEPGALDEHAQELAA, from the coding sequence ATGCACTTCGTCGGCTTCAACCTGCGAAACAACCTGTTCGTCGCGCCCATGGCCGGCGTGACCGACCGCCCTTTCCGCCAACTTTGCAAGAAGCTGGGCGCAGGGCTGGCCGTATCCGAAATGGTGACGTCGAATTCGCTGCTGTACGGCAGCGCGAAGACGCAGCGGCGTGCCAACCACGACGGCGAAGTGGCGCCGATTTCGGTGCAGATCGCCGGTGCCGATCCGAAGATGATGGGTGACGCGGCGCGTCACAACGTCGATCGCGGCGCACAGATCATCGACATCAACATGGGCTGTCCGGCCAAGAAGATCTGCAACGTGATGGCCGGTTCGGCGCTGATGCAGGACGAGCCGCTGGTCGAACGCATTCTCGAAGCGGTCGTGCGGGCGGTGCCGGACACCCCGGTCACGCTGAAGATGCGCACCGGCTGGAACCGCGACAACAGGAACGCCCCGATGCTGGCGCGCGTGGCCGAACAGTGCGGCATCCGCGCGCTGGCCATCCACGGTCGCACGCGCGCCGACCAATACACCGGACAGGCCGAATACGACACCATCCGCGCGGTCAAGGCCGCGGTGAACATTCCGGTGATCGCCAATGGCGACATCACGACGCCGCAGAAGGCGCGCGATGTGCTCGCCATCAGCGGCGCCGACGGCGTCATGGTCGGGCGCGCTGCGCAGGGCCGGCCATGGATCTTCCGCGAGATCGAACACTTCCTGGCCACCGGCGAGCTGCTGGCGCCGCCCGAAGTTTCGGAAATCCATCGCGTGTGCCGCGAACACATTGAAGACCTGTACGGTTTCTACGGCATCGAGTCCGGCGTGCGCATCGCGCGCAAGCACATCTCCTGGTACACCAAGGGGCTGATCGGTTCAGCCGCCTTCCGCCACGCGATGAACCAGCTCGAAGGCACCGACCGGCAACTGGCGGCAATCGACGAATTCTTCGGCCGCATGGCGGCCGACAACCATCGTCTGGCCTACGAGCCGGGTGCACTGGACGAACACGCGCAGGAACTGGCCGCCTGA
- a CDS encoding uroporphyrinogen-III C-methyltransferase, protein MPPAANPGRIDVPAAPATRLPGWLLPVVVFVLIVFGLLSFFMMQRMRVLEAELNKRVAAVGAQAVEASRANEQGAEGMASHGERLGSQEAQLSELRARIDAYEFLADDLVRTYDERALAEVEHALVLGQQQLQLAGDAKLALKALSNAEAQLARSDTGRYLPLRRAMANDMERLRRAPMADLAGQALRIDSLLAAIDTLPLAFERSPSEAPAPPAASAADQTFFDRLLQDIWGEFRQLVRVERLDRPDPVLLAPSHSFFLRENLKLRLVNARIALLQRNGVIWREDIRLAGEWVERYFDTRARATENALTTLRQLGMVDPGEALPDLNESMSALAQLKASRQRVPVVREGAN, encoded by the coding sequence ATGCCACCCGCAGCGAACCCGGGCCGGATCGACGTCCCGGCCGCGCCCGCAACCCGCCTGCCTGGCTGGCTGCTGCCGGTTGTCGTGTTCGTGCTGATCGTGTTCGGCCTGCTCAGTTTCTTCATGATGCAGCGCATGCGCGTGCTCGAAGCCGAACTGAACAAGCGGGTGGCGGCAGTGGGTGCGCAGGCGGTTGAAGCGAGCCGCGCGAACGAACAGGGTGCCGAAGGCATGGCCAGCCATGGCGAGCGCCTGGGCAGCCAGGAAGCGCAACTGTCCGAACTGCGCGCGCGCATCGACGCCTACGAGTTTCTGGCGGACGATCTGGTGCGCACCTACGACGAGCGCGCACTGGCCGAGGTCGAGCATGCGCTGGTGCTCGGCCAGCAGCAGCTGCAGCTGGCTGGCGACGCCAAACTGGCGCTCAAGGCGCTCTCCAACGCCGAGGCCCAGCTGGCGCGCAGCGACACCGGCCGCTATCTGCCGCTGCGGCGCGCCATGGCCAATGACATGGAGCGCCTGCGCCGCGCGCCGATGGCCGATCTGGCCGGACAGGCGCTGCGCATCGACAGCTTGCTGGCGGCCATCGACACGCTGCCGCTGGCGTTCGAGCGTTCCCCCTCGGAAGCGCCTGCGCCGCCAGCTGCTTCGGCGGCCGACCAGACCTTCTTCGATCGCTTGCTGCAGGACATCTGGGGCGAGTTCCGCCAGCTGGTCCGGGTCGAGCGACTGGATCGCCCGGATCCGGTGCTGCTGGCGCCCTCCCACAGTTTTTTCCTGCGCGAGAACCTGAAGCTGCGCCTGGTCAATGCGCGCATTGCGCTGCTGCAGCGCAACGGCGTGATCTGGCGCGAAGACATCCGTCTGGCCGGCGAGTGGGTGGAGCGCTACTTCGACACCCGCGCGCGCGCCACCGAAAACGCATTGACCACATTGCGCCAGCTCGGCATGGTCGATCCTGGTGAGGCGCTGCCCGATCTGAACGAATCGATGAGCGCGCTGGCGCAGCTGAAGGCCAGCCGTCAGCGCGTGCCGGTCGTGCGCGAGGGGGCGAACTGA
- the purH gene encoding bifunctional phosphoribosylaminoimidazolecarboxamide formyltransferase/IMP cyclohydrolase → MKIQRALISVSDKTGIVEFATALSGLGVELLSTGGTAALLAKAGLKVTEVAEHTGFPEMLDGRVKTLHPRIHGGLLARREVDAHMQALAEHDIPVIDLLVVNLYPFEATVAKPGCTLEDAIENIDIGGPAMVRSAAKNWRGVGVLTDAGQYPCVLEELRSSGTLSEATLFALSVAAFNRISNYDAAISDYLSSLNPDGTRAEFPAQSNGRFVKVQDLRYGENPHQRAAFYRDLYPAPGSLVSAKQLQGKELSYNNIADSDAAWECVKSFETGACVIVKHANPCGVALGATTLEAYRKALATDPTSAFGGIIAFNRPVDAATAEAVSSQFVEVLMAPAFDAAALAVLAAKANVRVLEIALDGVDPKGASAWARGRNSHDAKRVGSGLLIQTADEPESLEGRLKVVTQRAPTDAEMADLSFAWRVAMYVKSNAIVYCRDGATVGVGAGQMSRVDSTRIARIKAENAGLTIAGSVVASDAFFPFRDGVDVLAEAGAKAIIQPGGSMRDEEVIAAANEHGLAMVFTGTRHFRH, encoded by the coding sequence ATGAAGATACAGCGTGCATTGATCAGCGTGTCCGACAAGACCGGCATCGTTGAATTCGCCACCGCCCTCTCCGGGCTCGGCGTCGAGTTGCTGTCCACCGGCGGCACGGCCGCGCTGCTGGCGAAAGCCGGACTGAAGGTGACCGAGGTGGCCGAACACACCGGCTTTCCGGAAATGCTCGACGGCCGCGTCAAGACGCTGCATCCGCGCATCCACGGCGGCCTGCTGGCGCGGCGTGAGGTCGATGCGCACATGCAGGCGCTGGCCGAACATGACATTCCGGTCATCGACCTGCTGGTGGTGAATCTCTATCCGTTCGAAGCAACGGTTGCCAAGCCCGGCTGCACGCTGGAAGACGCCATCGAGAACATCGACATCGGCGGCCCTGCCATGGTGCGCTCGGCGGCCAAGAACTGGCGCGGCGTCGGCGTTCTGACCGATGCCGGACAGTATCCCTGCGTGCTCGAAGAGCTGCGCAGCTCGGGCACGCTGTCCGAGGCCACGCTGTTCGCCCTGTCGGTGGCGGCGTTCAACCGCATTTCGAATTACGACGCGGCGATCAGCGACTACCTGTCTTCCCTCAACCCGGATGGCACGCGCGCCGAGTTTCCTGCGCAGTCCAACGGCCGCTTCGTCAAGGTGCAGGACCTGCGCTATGGCGAGAACCCGCACCAACGCGCCGCCTTCTACCGCGACCTGTACCCGGCGCCGGGTTCGCTGGTCAGTGCGAAGCAGCTGCAGGGCAAGGAGCTGTCGTACAACAACATCGCCGACAGCGACGCCGCATGGGAATGCGTCAAGAGCTTCGAAACCGGCGCCTGCGTCATCGTCAAGCATGCCAACCCCTGTGGCGTGGCACTCGGCGCCACGACGCTCGAAGCCTACCGCAAGGCGCTCGCCACCGACCCCACTTCGGCCTTCGGCGGCATCATCGCGTTCAACCGTCCGGTTGATGCGGCGACCGCCGAAGCGGTCAGCAGCCAGTTTGTCGAAGTGCTGATGGCGCCCGCATTCGACGCGGCCGCGCTGGCGGTGCTGGCGGCCAAGGCCAATGTGCGCGTGCTGGAGATTGCGCTCGATGGCGTCGATCCGAAGGGCGCGAGTGCCTGGGCGCGCGGTCGCAATTCGCATGACGCGAAGCGCGTCGGTTCCGGTCTGCTGATCCAGACCGCCGACGAACCGGAATCGCTGGAAGGCCGGCTGAAAGTGGTCACGCAGCGTGCGCCGACCGACGCGGAAATGGCCGATCTCAGCTTCGCCTGGCGGGTGGCGATGTACGTGAAGTCCAATGCGATCGTGTATTGCCGCGACGGGGCGACAGTCGGTGTCGGCGCCGGACAGATGAGCCGCGTTGATTCGACACGCATCGCCCGCATCAAGGCGGAGAACGCCGGCCTGACGATCGCCGGTTCGGTGGTGGCGTCGGACGCCTTCTTCCCTTTCCGCGACGGCGTGGACGTGCTGGCCGAAGCCGGTGCGAAGGCCATCATCCAGCCGGGCGGCAGCATGCGCGACGAAGAGGTGATCGCGGCGGCGAACGAACACGGTCTGGCCATGGTGTTCACCGGCACGCGGCATTTCAGGCACTGA
- a CDS encoding M48 family metallopeptidase, which translates to MSTSPSDPATGVAGLYFDGRSARAHIVTLGVTDGVLHVEGDQVSRREPLPALRVSEPMGDAARLISFADGAHLEVRDHAELARLLAATGHRDAAVVRWAFQPRMVVVMLSALLLSVWLILQYGLPWGARAAAPLIPDSALTALSARTLEWLDQALTRPTTLPSARQQALREALSAVASVDGRPIAHTLLFRSGGQLGANAFALPDGTLIVTDELVALAGADAPVLAVLTHELGHVQQRHGVRMLLQGSATALFMAWYLGDISSLLATAPTALVQAGYSRDMEREADDFAVKLLLARGQSPELLAGMLEKLAASHGEGLASRSGPMGWLSSHPDTAERIARLRGKDFIIH; encoded by the coding sequence ATGTCGACATCGCCCTCTGATCCGGCGACCGGCGTCGCCGGGCTGTATTTCGACGGCCGCAGCGCGCGGGCGCACATCGTCACGCTGGGCGTGACCGATGGCGTGCTGCATGTCGAGGGCGATCAGGTGTCGCGCAGAGAGCCGCTGCCCGCACTGCGCGTGTCCGAGCCGATGGGCGATGCCGCGCGTCTGATCAGCTTTGCCGACGGCGCCCACCTGGAAGTGCGCGATCACGCCGAACTGGCGCGCCTGCTCGCGGCCACCGGCCATCGCGATGCAGCAGTCGTGCGCTGGGCATTCCAGCCGCGCATGGTGGTGGTCATGCTGTCGGCGTTGCTGCTGTCGGTCTGGCTCATCCTGCAGTACGGACTGCCCTGGGGGGCTCGCGCCGCCGCGCCGCTGATACCCGACAGCGCGCTGACCGCGCTGTCGGCGCGCACGCTCGAATGGCTGGACCAGGCGCTGACCCGTCCGACGACCTTGCCATCGGCGCGCCAGCAGGCGCTGCGCGAGGCGCTCTCGGCGGTGGCGTCGGTCGATGGTCGGCCCATCGCGCATACGCTGCTGTTCCGCAGCGGCGGGCAACTGGGCGCCAATGCGTTTGCGCTGCCCGACGGCACGCTCATCGTCACCGACGAACTGGTTGCGCTGGCCGGGGCTGACGCACCGGTGCTGGCCGTGCTGACGCACGAACTGGGGCATGTGCAGCAGCGCCACGGCGTGCGCATGCTGTTGCAGGGCTCGGCGACCGCACTGTTCATGGCCTGGTATCTGGGCGACATCAGCAGTCTGCTGGCCACCGCTCCGACGGCGCTGGTACAGGCGGGCTATTCGCGTGACATGGAACGCGAGGCCGACGATTTTGCCGTGAAACTGCTGCTTGCCCGCGGACAGTCGCCCGAATTGCTGGCCGGTATGCTGGAGAAGCTGGCCGCTTCACACGGCGAGGGCCTGGCGAGCCGTTCCGGGCCGATGGGCTGGTTGTCCAGCCATCCGGATACCGCCGAACGCATCGCGCGGCTGCGCGGCAAGGACTTTATCATCCATTGA
- a CDS encoding YjgN family protein translates to MNNPFEHAPAETAGGNPFAAGAPALQREPIAFSGRGGEYFGIWIVNLVLTLLTLGIYSAWAKVRRLQYFYRHTTLGGAAFDYHGDPRAILKGRVIGFVLLLAYNVSFQFSIIAGIAVAVALAAVMPALLMRSLRFRAHYSSWRGLRFGFDGGTGGAYSVFLKWPIFSVLTLYLLGPMWHQRMKAYQFNHARFGSARFAIDAPVGAYYRIYGAAIAVVLAGMAAIGALLGTLADGNPAVFALAPLLFILLLLFVQPYLSARLQNLVWNHMQLDGHRFESTVSARRLYVIMLTNLIGVVCTLGLFLPFAAIRLARYRLQSVTMLCAGPLDDFIAGQAQDAAATGEEAADLFDVDIAL, encoded by the coding sequence ATGAACAATCCGTTCGAACACGCCCCGGCCGAAACGGCCGGCGGCAATCCCTTCGCCGCCGGCGCGCCGGCGCTGCAGCGCGAGCCGATCGCGTTTTCCGGCCGCGGTGGCGAGTACTTCGGCATCTGGATCGTCAATCTGGTGCTGACGCTGCTCACGCTCGGCATCTATTCGGCCTGGGCCAAGGTCAGGCGGCTGCAGTATTTCTACCGCCACACGACGCTCGGCGGGGCGGCCTTCGATTATCACGGCGATCCGCGTGCCATCCTCAAGGGTCGGGTCATCGGCTTCGTGCTGCTGCTGGCCTACAACGTGTCGTTCCAGTTTTCCATCATCGCCGGCATCGCGGTCGCGGTTGCGCTGGCGGCTGTCATGCCGGCACTGCTGATGCGTTCGCTGCGCTTCCGGGCGCATTACTCCAGCTGGCGCGGCCTTCGTTTCGGTTTCGACGGCGGTACCGGTGGCGCCTATTCGGTCTTTTTGAAGTGGCCGATCTTCAGCGTGCTGACGCTGTATCTGCTGGGGCCGATGTGGCACCAGCGCATGAAGGCCTACCAGTTCAACCATGCGCGCTTCGGCAGCGCACGCTTCGCCATCGACGCGCCGGTGGGCGCCTACTACCGCATCTATGGCGCGGCGATCGCGGTCGTGCTCGCTGGAATGGCGGCCATCGGTGCGCTGCTCGGGACGCTGGCCGACGGCAATCCGGCGGTATTCGCACTGGCGCCGCTGCTGTTCATCCTGCTTCTGCTGTTCGTCCAGCCCTATCTGTCGGCGCGCCTGCAGAACCTGGTGTGGAACCACATGCAGCTCGACGGTCACCGCTTCGAGTCGACGGTCAGTGCGCGCCGGCTGTACGTGATCATGCTGACCAACCTGATCGGCGTCGTGTGCACGCTGGGCCTTTTCCTGCCGTTCGCGGCCATCCGGCTGGCGCGCTACCGGCTGCAGAGCGTCACGATGCTGTGCGCCGGTCCGCTCGATGATTTCATTGCCGGCCAGGCGCAGGATGCCGCGGCCACCGGCGAGGAAGCCGCGGACCTGTTCGATGTCGACATCGCCCTCTGA
- a CDS encoding OmpW/AlkL family protein: MKAIKWMGVAALAAVAGVAQAAEEGDWMVRVRALHMNVDNGNSGGLGLPIDVEAENKTFPEVDITYFFTPNIAAELILTYPQKHDVELGGTGIGSVKHLPPTLTLQYHFNPTGTIRPYVGLGANYTRFSSVDLDAGTVLGGSVPLRIDRSSFGFAAQIGVDYQIAPKWFLNLDVKYVTIDTDIFVKGAGTKVTKLDIDPILIGVGVGYRF, encoded by the coding sequence ATGAAGGCAATCAAGTGGATGGGCGTGGCAGCACTGGCAGCAGTGGCGGGTGTCGCACAGGCAGCTGAAGAGGGCGACTGGATGGTGCGCGTGCGCGCACTGCACATGAATGTCGACAACGGCAATTCCGGTGGTCTCGGCCTGCCGATCGACGTCGAAGCGGAAAACAAGACCTTTCCGGAAGTCGACATCACCTATTTCTTCACGCCGAACATCGCGGCCGAGCTGATTCTGACGTATCCGCAGAAGCACGACGTCGAACTCGGCGGCACCGGCATCGGTTCGGTCAAGCATCTGCCGCCGACGCTGACGCTGCAGTACCACTTCAATCCGACCGGGACCATCCGTCCCTACGTCGGTCTGGGTGCGAACTACACGCGCTTCTCCAGCGTCGATCTGGATGCGGGCACCGTGCTCGGCGGCAGCGTGCCGCTGCGCATCGACCGCAGCAGCTTCGGCTTCGCGGCACAGATCGGCGTGGATTACCAGATCGCGCCGAAGTGGTTCCTGAATCTCGACGTGAAGTACGTGACCATCGATACCGACATCTTCGTCAAGGGTGCCGGTACCAAGGTAACCAAGCTGGACATCGATCCCATCCTGATCGGCGTCGGTGTCGGTTACCGGTTCTGA